One Manihot esculenta cultivar AM560-2 chromosome 6, M.esculenta_v8, whole genome shotgun sequence DNA segment encodes these proteins:
- the LOC110616809 gene encoding pentatricopeptide repeat-containing protein At1g74630, translating into MSSSLTHCLSLLNSCKTLTSLKQIHANVFKTGLDTDPFLVGKLLLHCTVALSDSVDYAWSLFRHTPKPDVFMYNTLIRGLAESDKPQNSIIVFIEMRKKSLSSPDSFSFAFILKAAANLRSLGDGIQLHCQALTHGLDIHLFVGTTLVSMYGECGCIGSARKVFDEMHERNVVAWNAVITACFRVGNVKDARKMFDLMPFRDLTSWNVMLAGHVKEGELEHAKKMFLEMSVRDDVSWSTIIVGFAHNGSFDEAFGFFRELLRDGSRPNEVSLTGVLSACAQAGAFELGKILHGFIEKSGLIWIVSVNNALLDTYSKCGNLSMARLVFERMPDKKSIVSWTSMMVGLAMHGQGEEAIRLFHEMEKSETRPDGITFISLLYACSHAGLIEQGCEYFSKMKDVYNIKPAIEHYGCMVDLYGRAGQLQKAYEFVSQMPIPPNDIIWRTLLGACSIHGNVKLAENVKERLSELDPNNSSDHVLLSNIYAVAEKWKDVAAVRRSMTDQRLKKTPGWSMIEVNKIMYTFMAGKKQDKIMEEAYEMLKDILLRLRVEGGYVPEIGTVLHDIEEEEKEDSVSMHSEKFAVAFGIARLCEGKTIRIVKNLRICRDCHVVMKLISQVYKLEIAVRDRSRFHSFKNGSCSCGDYW; encoded by the coding sequence ATGAGCAGTTCCCTTACCCACTGCCTCTCTCTGTTGAATAGTTGCAAGACCCTAACATCCCTCAAGCAAATCCACGCCAATGTATTCAAAACCGGCCTCGACACCGACCCTTTCCTGGTCGGAAAACTACTCCTCCACTGCACAGTGGCACTCTCCGATTCTGTGGACTACGCTTGGAGCCTCTTTCGCCACACTCCAAAGCCAGATGTTTTCATGTACAACACCCTCATTCGAGGCCTTGCCGAATCGGATAAACCGCAAAATTCAATCATTGTATTCATTGAAATGAGGAAGAAATCACTTTCCTCTCCCGATAGTTTCTCATTTGCTTTTATTCTCAAGGCGGCCGCGAATTTAAGGTCTTTGGGAGATGGAATTCAATTGCATTGCCAAGCTTTGACTCATGGGTTAGATATCCATCTTTTTGTTGGAACCACTTTGGTCAGTATGTATGGTGAATGTGGGTGTATTGGCTCTGCGAGGAAGGTGTTCGACGAAATGCATGAACGAAACGTTGTTGCGTGGAATGCGGTGATCACTGCGTGTTTTAGGGTTGGGAATGTGAAGGATGCGAGGAAAATGTTTGACTTGATGCCCTTTAGGGACTTGACCTCGTGGAATGTGATGCTTGCGGGACATGTGAAAGAAGGGGAGCTGGAGCATGCAAAGAAAATGTTTTTGGAGATGTCTGTAAGGGACGATGTGTCATGGAGTACCATAATTGTTGGGTTTGCTCATAATGGGAGTTTCGATGAGGCTTTTGGGTTTTTTAGGGAGTTGCTGAGGGATGGGTCTAGACCCAATGAAGTAAGCCTGACAGGGGTGCTTTCAGCATGTGCACAGGCTGGGGCGTTCGAGCTTGGCAAAATATTACATGGGTTTATTGAAAAATCAGGGCTTATTTGGATTGTATCAGTGAATAATGCTTTACTAGATACTTACTCGAAATGTGGGAATTTAAGTATGGCTCGACTGGTGTTTGAACGAATGCCAGATAAAAAGAGCATTGTTTCTTGGACTTCAATGATGGTGGGGCTTGCAATGCATGGTCAGGGAGAAGAAGCTATAAGGCTTTTCCATGAGATGGAAAAGTCTGAAACTAGGCCTGATGGAATCACCTTTATTTCACTTTTATATGCTTGTAGTCATGCTGGATTGATCGAGCAAGGATGTGAATATTTTAGTAAGATGAAAGATGTGTACAATATAAAACCAGCCATTGAGCATTATGGTTGCATGGTTGATCTATATGGTCGAGCTGGTCAGCTGCAGAAGGCCTATGAATTTGTTTCTCAAATGCCAATTCCACCCAATGATATTATTTGGCGGACGCTTCTTGGTGCTTGTAGCATTCACGGTAATGTCAAGTTGGCTGAAAATGTAAAGGAAAGGCTTTCTGAGCTCGACCCGAACAACTCTAGTGACCACGTTCTTTTGTCAAACATTTATGCAGTTGCAGAAAAATGGAAGGATGTTGCTGCTGTGAGAAGATCAATGACCGATCAGAGACTTAAAAAAACTCCTGGTTGGAGCATGATTGAAGTTAACAAGATAATGTACACTTTTATGGCAGgtaaaaaacaagataaaattaTGGAGGAGGCTTATGAGATGCTGAAGGACATACTTTTGAGGCTCAGGGTTGAAGGAGGTTATGTTCCAGAGATTGGAACTGTTTTGCACGACatagaagaggaagaaaaagaagattcgGTTTCTATGCATAGTGAAAAGTTCGCCGTAGCTTTTGGGATAGCAAGATTGTGCGAGGGAAAGACTATAAGGATAGTTAAGAATTTGAGGATCTGCAGGGACTGTCATGTGGTGATGAAGCTGATTTCTCAGGTTTATAAATTGGAGATTGCGGTAAGAGACAGAAGCCGCTTCCACTCTTTCAAAAATGGTTCCTGTTCATGTGGAGATTACTGGTAA
- the LOC110616834 gene encoding 60S ribosomal protein L34: MVQRLTYRKRHSYATKSNQHRVVKTPGGKLVYQTTKKRANGPKCPVTGKRIQGIPHLRPVEYKRSRLSRNRRTVNRAYGGVLSGSAVRERIIRAFLVEEQKIVKKVLKIQKAKEKLSSRS, from the exons ATGGTGCAGCGTCTTACGTATAGGAAACGCCATAGCTACGCTACTAAGTCCAACCAGCATCGTGTCGTCAAAACCCCTG GTGGGAAGCTTGTGTATCAGACCACCAAGAAGAGAGCTAATGGGCCTAAATGTCCTGTTACCGGAAAAAGAATCCAAGGG ATTCCTCACTTGAGGCCTGTTGAATACAAGAGGTCTAGGTTATCTCGGAATAGGAGAACTGTGAACCGTGCATATGGTGGTGTATTGTCTGGAAGCGCAGTCAGGGAGAG GATCATCCGTGCTTTTTTGGTGGAAGAGCAGAAAATTGTGAAGAAGGTTTTGAAGATTCAGAAGGCCAAAGAAAAGTTATCTTCAAGAAGTTGA
- the LOC110617917 gene encoding LOW QUALITY PROTEIN: glutathione S-transferase U10 (The sequence of the model RefSeq protein was modified relative to this genomic sequence to represent the inferred CDS: inserted 1 base in 1 codon), producing MEEENKVKLHGMWASPYVKRVELALRAKGIPYEYIEEDLNNKSQLLFQYNSIHKKVPVLVHYXKPIAKSSVILEYIDETWKGAPQLLSDDPYHRAQVRFWAAFIQQQLIEGIGRIITSDGEAQERATKELREKMNVFEEEMKLFPSGPIIQGGNLGLLDILVSATFSPFKAQEEVSGAKILDPKRNPLIFSWVTTLNQMPIVKGALPSHEKLVALLHFIRKTRLELSAYSIVLCHVLSNPNPKNHSSSAALNSVRRAKSA from the exons ATGGAAGAGGAAAATAAGGTGAAGCTACATGGAATGTGGGCTAGCCCTTATGTTAAGAGGGTGGAATTAGCCCTCAGAGCTAAAGGCATACCTTATGAATACATAGAAGAAGACTTGAACAACAAGAGCCAATTGCTCTTCCAATACAACTCAATTCACAAGAAAGTCCCTGTACTCGTACACT GAAAACCAATAGCTAAATCATCTGTCATACTTGAATACATTGATGAAACATGGAAGGGAGCTCCTCAGCTCTTGTCTGATGATCCTTATCACAGAGCTCAAGTTCGTTTCTGGGCTGCTTTCATCCAACAACAG TTGATTGAAGGCATAGGACGTATAATCACAAGTGATGGAGAAGCACAAGAGAGAGCCACTAAGGAACTACGGGAGAAGATGAACGTATTTGAAGAGGAAATGAAGTTGTTTCCTAGTGGTCCAATTATTCAAGGTGGTAACTTGGGACTCCTCGACATTCTAGTGAGTGCAACATTCAGCCCCTTCAAAGCTCAAGAAGAAGTGAGTGGTGCAAAAATTTTAGACCCAAAAAGGAACCCATTGATATTTTCGTGGGTCACCACCTTGAATCAGATGCCCATAGTGAAAGGGGCACTACCCTCACACGAAAAGCTTGTGGCACTTCTGCACTTTATTAGGAAAACTCGTCTTGAACTTTCTGCTTATTCAATTGTATTATGTCATGTGCTGAGCAATCCCAACCCCAAAAATCACTCCAGCAGTGCGGCACTCAACTCAGTCCGTCGAGCCAAGTCAGCCTAA
- the LOC122723877 gene encoding uncharacterized protein LOC122723877: MTKCDSTLVKFNTQSAYKFLVDGFRHREGSEIWKRFWKAKVPPNCWLSSPLGWPAPSASSLNEWFSLAFSSASVENASLMLMILWALWQNRNNVVWKGQGQTASGVFFMALNFLQQWKAARVVFSVSTIIDPARPIWSPPPHGWIKANIDASLSLQRGSIGFGCVIRKDDGSFVAARAGSFYSQMDAKCAEAIAFREALSWIKECGWDRVLFELDIQICE, translated from the exons ATGACAAAATGTGATTCAACACTAGTGAAATTTAACACTCAAAGTGCATATAAGTTCCTGGTTGATGGTTTTCGACATAGGGAAGGGAGCGAGATATGGAAACGGTTCTGGAAAGCTAAAGTTCCCCCAAA CTGCTGGTTAAGCTCGCCGTTGGGTTGGCCTGCGCCTTCTGCATCTTCTTTAAATGAGTGGTTTTCTTTAGCCTTCTCTTCTGCTTCTGTGGAAAATGCCTCCCTTATGCTAATGATCTTATGGGCTTTGTGGCAAAATAGGAACAATGTTGTATGGAAGGGCCAGGGTCAGACTGCGagtggtgtgttcttcatggctctgaattttttgcagcaatggaAAGCAGCCCGGGTCGTATTCTCAGTAAGCACCATTATCGACCCGGCTCGCCCGATCTGGTCTCCTCCGCCGCACGGTTGGATCAAGGCGAACATTGACGCCTCTTTAAGCTTGCAACGAGGTTCGATAGGTTTCGGTTGTGTAATCCGGAAGGATGATGGGAGTTTTGTGGCTGCTAGAGCAGGCTCTTTTTATAGCCAGATGGATGCAAAGTGTGCTGAAGCTATAGCATTCCGGGAAGCATTaagctggattaaagagtgtggATGGGATCGAGTTCTTTTTGAATTGGATATTCAG atctgcgaatga
- the LOC122723878 gene encoding LOW QUALITY PROTEIN: pentatricopeptide repeat-containing protein At1g74600, chloroplastic-like (The sequence of the model RefSeq protein was modified relative to this genomic sequence to represent the inferred CDS: inserted 1 base in 1 codon), whose protein sequence is MNSLINQNLQTKIVPISFTKFISSVSIIRTLSFHANKYEQQHPVPFLDPFQLLSNYTKSTHHAFKDTKIIHSHLLKTAVLHSDIVIANCLLNRYCNSGAMLYAVKLFDTIPLLNVISWNIMISGYIHNMLFEDSWRFFCSMHFSGFQPNDFTYGSAVSACAALQSPLLGELVYSLAIKNGFYANGYVRARMIDLFAKTSKLDDALKVFCDVSCENVVCWNSIICGAVRNGEYWVALDLFSQMCCKSLMPNSFTFSSILTACATLEEIEIGKGVQGWVIKCGKKDVFVGTAIVDMYAKCGDIGEAVKEFSRMPVHNVVSWTAIISGFVKRDDSISALRFFKEMRMIKEEINNFTVTSVLNACAKPDMIKEAIQIHTWILKTGFYLDPVVQAALVNVYAKLHAIDLSELVFREMEDVKNPGIWSIMISSLAQNKSSQRAIELLQIMLQESLRPDSFCFSSVLSVIDCLNLGRQIHGYILKTGFVFDLSVGSSLFTMYSKCGSIEDSYKVFEHIPVRDNISWTSMISGFTEHGCTNQAFELFRNMLAEGTRPDQMIFIAILAACSGLRSLKKGKEIHGYVFRAGMGREALVGGALVTMYSKCAALKLARKVFDMLPEKDQVSCSSLVSGYAQNGLPEEAVFLFHEMLMSNFATDSFTVSSVLGAIALLNRLDIGTQLHAHIIKMGLDSNVSIGSSLVTMYSKCGNIEDCGKAFDQVDEPDLVCWSAMIASYAQHGKGVEALKMYEQMRKQGIRPDSVAFVGVLSACSHANLVEEGYFHFNSMTKDFGIKPNNRHYACMVDLLGRSGKLKEAEKLIKSMPTEPDALLWATLLAACKLHGEVELGKIAAKMVMELNPSDDGAYVLLSNIYANVGQWEEVQQIRSRMKGAGXRKEAAWSFT, encoded by the exons ATGAATTCTCTCATCAATCAGAACCTCCAAACCAAGATAGTTCCAATCTCCTTTACCAAATTCATATCTTCAGTATCCATAATCCGTACCTTGTCATTTCATGCCAACAAATATGAACAGCAACATCCTGTTCCTTTTCTTGACCCGTTTCAATTGCTCAGTAACTACACCAAATCCACCCATCATGCTTTCAAAGACACTAAAATTATTCATTCCCATTTGCTTAAAACAGCTGTGTTGCACTCTGATATTGTTATTGCTAACTGCTTACTTAATAGGTACTGTAATTCTGGTGCCATGCTTTATGCCGTCAAATTATTTGATACAATTCCTCTACTAAATGTTATTTCTTGGAATATCATGATTTCTGGTTACATTCATAATATGTTGTTTGAGGATTCGTGGAGATTCTTTTGTAGTATGCATTTTTCTGGTTTTCAGCCGAATGATTTCACCTACGGGAGTGCTGTTTCTGCTTGTGCTGCTTTGCAATCTCCTTTATTAGGTGAGCTGGTGTATTCACTTGCAATAAAGAATGGGTTTTATGCAAATGGTTATGTTCGGGCGAGAATGATAGACTTATTCGCAAAAACTAGTAAGTTAGATGATGCTCTGAAGGTGTTTTGTGATGTGTCATGCGAGAATGTGGTTTGTTGGAATTCTATCATCTGTGGGGCTGTTAGGAATGGGGAATATTGGGTTGCTTTGGATCTTTTCAGCCAAATGTGTTGCAAATCTCTGATGCCTAATAGTTTTACATTCTCAAGCATTTTAACTGCTTGTGCTACTCTCGAAGAAATTGAAATTGGAAAAGGAGTTCAAGGGTGGGTGATTAAATGTGGAAAAAAAGATGTCTTTGTAGGGACTGCCATAGTTGATATGTATGCCAAATGTGGGGATATTGGTGAAGCAGTTAAGGAATTCTCTCGGATGCCAGTTCACAATGTAGTTTCATGGACTGCCATTATATCTGGTTTTGTTAAAAGGGATGATTCTATATCTGCCCTCAGATTTTTCAAAGAAATGAGGATGATAAAGGAGGAAATAAACAACTTTACTGTTACTAGTGTACTTAATGCTTGTGCCAAACCTGATATGATTAAAGAGGCAATCCAAATTCATACCTGGATTTTGAAAACTGGATTCTATTTGGATCCAGTGGTGCAGGCTGCTTTAGTTAATGTGTATGCAAAATTACATGCTATTGATTTGTCAGAGTTGGTATTTAGAGAAATGGAAGACGTAAAGAACCCAGGTATATGGTCCATTATGATCTCTTCTTTGGCTCAGAATAAGAGCTCCCAAAGGGCAATTGAATTGTTGCAAATAATGCTCCAGGAGAGTCTGAGACCGGATAGCTTTTGTTTTTCTAGTGTCTTAAGTGTCATAGACTGCTTGAATTTAGGGAGGCAAATCCACGGCTACATTCTTAAAACCGGATTTGTCTTTGATCTTTCCGTTGGTAGTTCTCTTTTCACGATGTACTCTAAGTGTGGTAGTATAGAGGATTCTTACAAAGTCTTTGAGCATATTCCAGTCAGAGACAATATTTCATGGACATCTATGATCAGTGGTTTCACAGAGCATGGCTGCACAAATCAAGCTTTTGAGCTTTTTAGAAATATGCTGGCTGAAGGAACTAGACCTGATCAGATGATTTTTATTGCAATTCTGGCTGCATGTTCTGGTCTTCGTTCCTTAAAGAAAGGTAAGGAAATTCATGGGTATGTTTTCCGTGCTGGGATGGGCAGAGAAGCACTAGTTGGTGGTGCACTTGTCACTATGTATTCAAAATGTGCTGCTCTGAAGCTGGCAAGGAAAGTGTTTGACATGCTTCCTGAAAAAGATCAGGTTTCATGCTCATCCTTGGTTTCAGGATATGCACAAAATGGGCTACCTGAAGAGGCAGTATTTCTGTTTCATGAAATGTTAATGTCTAATTTCGCAACAGACTCATTCACTGTTTCATCTGTTCTTGGGGCTATTGCACTTTTAAACAGATTGGACATTGGGACTCAACTGCATGCCCATATCATAAAAATGGGCTTAGATTCAAATGTTTCAATCGGAAGTTCACTTGTTACAATGTATTCTAAATGTGGAAACATTGAGGATTGCGGTAAAGCATTTGATCAGGTTGATGAACCTGATTTAGTATGCTGGTCAGCAATGATTGCTAGCTATGCTCAGCATGGAAAAGGTGTAGAGGCTTTAAAAATGTACGAGCAAATGAGAAAACAAGGAATTAGACCTGATTCAGTGgcttttgttggggttttgtcTGCCTGCAGCCATGCCAATTTGGTTGAGGAAGGCTACTTCCATTTTAATTCAATGACCAAAGACTTTGGCATTAAGCCCAATAACCGTCATTATGCTTGTATGGTTGATCTCCTGGGTCGTTCAGGGAAATTGAAAGAGGCTGAAAAGTTAATTAAAAGTATGCCTACTGAACCTGATGCTTTATTGTGGGCAACGCTACTCGCTGCTTGCAAACTACATGGAGAGGTTGAGCTTGGGAAGATAGCAGCCAAAATGGTGATGGAATTAAACCCGAGTGATGATGGAGCCTATGTCCTGTTGTCAAATATCTATGCGAATGTAGGCCAGTGGGAGGAAGTCCAGCAGATCAGAAGCCGGATGAAAGGAGCTG TTAGGAAGGAAGCTGCTTGGAGTTTCACGTGA
- the LOC122723823 gene encoding 60S ribosomal protein L34-like, with translation MSCYRKKNPRDSSLEPAEYKRSRLSRNRRTVNRAYGGVLSGSAVRERIIRAFLVEEQKIVKKVLKIQKAKEKLSSRS, from the exons ATGTCCTGTTACCGGAAAAAGAATCCAAGGG ATTCCTCACTTGAGCCCGCTGAATACAAGAGGTCTAGGTTATCTCGGAATAGGAGAACTGTGAACCGTGCATATGGTGGTGTATTGTCTGGAAGCGCAGTCAGGGAGAG GATCATCCGTGCTTTTTTGGTGGAAGAGCAGAAAATTGTGAAGAAGGTTTTGAAGATTCAGAAGGCCAAAGAAAAGTTATCTTCAAGAAGTTGA
- the LOC110617918 gene encoding uncharacterized protein LOC110617918 gives MTKCDSTLVKFNTQSAYKFLVDGFRHREGSEIWKRFWKAKVPPKVLNFCWRALVNVVPCLSSLQSKRVPVDPSCPLCHVAPENVLHILIQCPFARSCWLSSPLGWPAPSASSLNEWFSLAFSSASVENASLMLMILWALWQNRNNVVWKGQGQTASGVFFMALNFLQQWKAARVVFSVSTIIDPARPIWSPPPHGWIKANIDASLSLQRGSIGFGCVIRKDDGSFVAARAGSFYSQMDAKCAEAIAFREALSWIKECGWDRVLFELDIQICE, from the exons ATGACAAAATGTGATTCAACACTAGTGAAATTTAACACTCAAAGTGCATATAAGTTCCTGGTTGATGGTTTTCGACATAGGGAAGGGAGCGAGATATGGAAACGGTTCTGGAAAGCTAAAGTTCCCCCAAAAGTGCTCAATTTCTGCTGGCGGGCTCTAGTTAATGTTGTCCCTTGCCTCTCGTCACTTCAGTCCAAGAGAGTCCCAGTTGATCCTTCATGCCCGCTGTGTCATGTAGCCCCTGAGAATGTCTTGCATATTCTGATTCAGTGCCCTTTTGCCCGCAGCTGCTGGTTAAGCTCGCCGTTGGGTTGGCCTGCGCCTTCTGCATCTTCTTTAAATGAGTGGTTTTCTTTAGCCTTCTCTTCTGCTTCTGTGGAAAATGCCTCCCTTATGCTAATGATCTTATGGGCTTTGTGGCAAAATAGGAACAATGTTGTATGGAAGGGCCAGGGTCAGACTGCGagtggtgtgttcttcatggctctgaattttttgcagcaatggaAAGCAGCCCGGGTCGTATTCTCAGTAAGCACCATTATCGACCCGGCTCGCCCGATCTGGTCTCCTCCGCCGCACGGTTGGATCAAGGCGAACATTGACGCCTCTTTAAGCTTGCAACGAGGTTCGATAGGTTTCGGTTGTGTAATCCGGAAGGATGATGGGAGTTTTGTGGCTGCTAGAGCAGGCTCTTTTTATAGCCAGATGGATGCAAAGTGTGCTGAAGCTATAGCATTCCGGGAAGCATTaagctggattaaagagtgtggATGGGATCGAGTTCTTTTTGAATTGGATATTCAG atctgcgaatga